A stretch of Henckelia pumila isolate YLH828 chromosome 4, ASM3356847v2, whole genome shotgun sequence DNA encodes these proteins:
- the LOC140866658 gene encoding beta-D-glucosyl crocetin beta-1,6-glucosyltransferase-like, producing MVGKEKQSLKVFMLPWLAQGHITPFLELAKRLSRYNFQTYLCSTPANLTSFKGKIPEKYSHHVHLVELHLPSSPELPPHCHTTNGLPINRHPALRKALQSSKPRLSELLEELRPDFVLHDIILTWVGTVASRHGIPAASFFTAGAAMFSYFLHVMTRPGVDYPFPELRLSDFEFSMVRRTADSYEEEEKDPDHAEIRDPSRGPGVIFLNTSREVEGKYIDYLCELMNMELKPVGAMIQEPSPAGGGDDHEGMEIIRWLDRKEESSTVFVSFGSEYFLNKKDIEEIAHGLELSKANFIWVIRFPKGEEVDVSEVLPKGFVERVGDNKGKIVEKWAPQAKILNNSSIGGFVSHCGWNSLMESIDFGVPIIAMPMHLDQPMNAKLVVDLGVGVEVKRDEKGRLQRNEISRMIRYVLGKENGDCLRRKAREHGDKMRVRSREEMDGVVLKLQELCGKSFYEN from the coding sequence ATGGTTGGCAAAGAGAAGCAAAGTCTCAAGGTTTTCATGCTTCCATGGCTGGCTCAAGGCCACATCACTCCCTTCCTGGAACTCGCCAAGAGGCTCTCTCGCTACAATTTTCAGACATATCTCTGTTCCACTCCCGCGAATTTGACTTCTTTCAAGGGAAAAATCCCAGAAAAATACTCCCACCACGTCCACTTAGTGGAGCTCCATCTCCCGTCTTCGCCGGAGCTCCCCCCGCACTGCCACACCACCAACGGGCTCCCCATCAATCGCCACCCGGCTCTGAGAAAGGCTCTGCAATCTTCCAAGCCCCGTCTCTCGGAGCTCTTGGAAGAGCTCCGGCCGGACTTCGTGCTTCACGACATCATTCTGACGTGGGTGGGAACCGTGGCGTCGCGGCACGGAATCCCGGCGGCTTCGTTTTTCACCGCCGGCGCGGCCATGTTCTCGTACTTCTTGCACGTGATGACGCGTCCCGGGGTGGACTACCCCTTCCCGGAGCTTCGTCTGTCGGATTTCGAGTTTTCGATGGTGCGGAGGACGGCGGATTCGTACGAGGAGGAGGAGAAAGATCCCGATCACGCCGAAATCCGTGATCCGAGCAGAGGCCCCGGGGTGATCTTTCTGAATACTTCCAGGGAAGTGGAAGGGAAGTACATCGATTACTTGTGTGAACTGATGAACATGGAACTCAAACCGGTGGGTGCGATGATTCAGGAGCCGAGTCCTGCTGGTGGTGGAGATGATCATGAGGGGATGGAGATCATACGATGGCTTGATAGGAAAGAAGAAAGCTCGACTGTTTTCGTGTCGTTTGGGAGTGAGTATTTCTTGAACAAGAAAGATATCGAGGAAATAGCACACGGGTTGGAGCTAAGCAAAGCCAACTTCATATGGGTCATAAGGTTTCCAAAAGGAGAGGAAGTGGATGTGTCGGAGGTTTTGCCAAAAGGGTTCGTTGAAAGGGTCGGAGATAATAAGGGGAAGATAGTGGAGAAATGGGCGCCACAAGCCAAAATTCTCAACAACTCGAGCATAGGTGGTTTTGTGAGCCATTGTGGTTGGAATTCTTTGATGGAGAGTATCGATTTCGGGGTTCCGATTATCGCCATGCCGATGCATCTGGACCAGCCGATGAATGCCAAGCTGGTGGTGGACCTTGGCGTTGGTGTGGAGGTGAAGAGAGATGAGAAAGGGAGGCTTCAGAGAAATGAGATTTCGAGAATGATACGATATGTTTTAGGCAAGGAGAATGGGGATTGTTTGAGGAGGAAGGCTAGAGAACATGGGGATAAGATGAGAGTGAGAAGTagagaggagatggatggagtTGTGCTCAAGTTACAAGAACTTTGTGGGAAGAGTTTTTATGAGAATTAA